A part of Cuculus canorus isolate bCucCan1 chromosome 23, bCucCan1.pri, whole genome shotgun sequence genomic DNA contains:
- the HMBS gene encoding porphobilinogen deaminase isoform X2, producing the protein MLQKLYPDHCFEIVAMSTTGDKILDTALSKIGEKSLFTKELENALERNEVDLVVHSLKDLPTSLPPGFTIGAVCKRENPLDAVVFHPKNCDKTLSLLPEKSVIGTSSLRRAAQLKKKFPQLEFRDIRGNLNTRIKKLDEKEEFSAIILAAAGLKRMGWENRIGQLLSPEDCLYAVGQGALAVEVRAKDQEILNMVSALHDADTVLCCIAERAFMKTLEGGCSVPVAVSSVLKDGQLYLTGAVYSLDGSDSLKETMQTSVHYPQQNEDGPNDDVQHVGITARNVPSQAQDAAESLGVELASLLLSKGAKHILSVARQLNDAH; encoded by the exons ATGCTCCAGAAGCTTTATCCTGACCACTGCTTCGAGATCG TGGCCATGTCAACAACTGGAGACAAGATCCTGGACACAGCCCTTTCCAAG ATTGGGGAGAAGAGCCTCTTCAccaaagagctggaaaatgcGCTTGAAAGAAACGA AGTTGACCTCGTGGTTCACTCCTTGAAGGACCTGCCGacttctcttcctcctggctTTACCATTGGTGCTGTCTGCAA aagggAAAACCCACTTGATGCTGTTGTCTTTCATCCCAAAAACTGTGATAAAACACTGAGCCTTCTTCCTGAGAAGAG TGTGATCGGAACCAGCTCACTTCGGAGAGCAGCCCAGCTCAAAAAGAAGTTCCCTCAGCTGGAATTCAGGGATATT AGAGGGAATTTAAATACCCGCATAAAGAAGCTGGATGAGAAGGAAGAGTTCAGTGCCATcatcctggctgctgctgggctgaagAGGATGGGCTGGGAGAATCGCATTGGCCAG CTCCTAAGCCCTGAGGATTGTCTATATGCTGTTGGACAG GGTGCCTTAGCAGTGGAAGTTCGTGCCAAAGACCAAGAGATCCTGAATATGGTGTCTGCCCTGCACGATGCAGACACCGTGTTGTGCTGCATTGCTGAGAGAGCCTTCATGAAAACTTTG gaGGGTGGCTGCAGTGTCCCTGTCGCCGTCAGCAGCGTGCTGAAAGATGGCCAG TTGTATTTGACAGGAGCGGTCTACAGCTTGGATGGGTCCGATAGCCTGAAGGAGACAATGCAGACCAGTGTTCACTACCCCCAACAG AATGAAGATGGACCCAATGATGATGTGCAGCACGTTGGCATCACAGCCAGGAATGTCCCCAGCCAGGCCCAGGATGCTGCAGAGAGCCTGGGTGTCGAGCTGGCCAGTTTACTGCTGAGCAAGGGAGCGAAGCACATCCTTAGCGTGGCCAGGCAGCTCAACGACGCCCACTGA
- the LOC128854365 gene encoding histone H2A — protein MSGRGKSGGKARAKAKSRSSRAGLQFPVGRVHRLLRRGHYAERVGAGAPVYLAAVLEYLTAEILELAGNAARDNKKTRIIPRHLQLAVRNDEELNKLLGGVTIAQGGVLPNIQAVLLPKKTSGGGAGPAKAGRKGGGQQSQEF, from the coding sequence ATGTCTGGCCGCGGGAAGAGCGGCGGCAAGGCCCGAGCTAAGGCCAAGTCGCGTTCGTCGCGGGCCGGGCTGCAGTTCCCGGTGGGCCGCGTGCACCGGCTGCTGCGGCGCGGACACTACGCGGAGCGCGTGGGCGCCGGCGCGCCCGTGTACCTGGCGGCTGTGCTCGAGTACCTGACGGCCGAGATCCTGGAGCTGGCGGGCAACGCGGCCCGCGACAACAAGAAGACGCGGATCATCCCCCGACACCTGCAGCTGGCCGTGCGCAACGACGAGGAGCTCAACAAGCTGCTGGGCGGCGTCACCATCGCACAGGGCGGCGTCCTGCCCAACATCCAGGCCGTGCTGCTGCCCAAGAAGAcgagcggcggcggcgcgggccCCGCCAAGGCGGGCAGGAAGGGCGGCGGGCAGCAGTCGCAGGAGTTCTAG
- the HMBS gene encoding porphobilinogen deaminase isoform X1 encodes MAEPGGGRNGCGGRTVRVGTRRSQLARIQTDSVVEMLQKLYPDHCFEIVAMSTTGDKILDTALSKIGEKSLFTKELENALERNEVDLVVHSLKDLPTSLPPGFTIGAVCKRENPLDAVVFHPKNCDKTLSLLPEKSVIGTSSLRRAAQLKKKFPQLEFRDIRGNLNTRIKKLDEKEEFSAIILAAAGLKRMGWENRIGQLLSPEDCLYAVGQGALAVEVRAKDQEILNMVSALHDADTVLCCIAERAFMKTLEGGCSVPVAVSSVLKDGQLYLTGAVYSLDGSDSLKETMQTSVHYPQQNEDGPNDDVQHVGITARNVPSQAQDAAESLGVELASLLLSKGAKHILSVARQLNDAH; translated from the exons ATGGCGGAGCCGGGAGGA GGCCGGAACGGCTGTGGCGGGAGAACGGTCCGCGTGGGCACCCGCCGGAGCCAG ctggCTCGGATCCAGACTGACAGTGTAGTCGAGATGCTCCAGAAGCTTTATCCTGACCACTGCTTCGAGATCG TGGCCATGTCAACAACTGGAGACAAGATCCTGGACACAGCCCTTTCCAAG ATTGGGGAGAAGAGCCTCTTCAccaaagagctggaaaatgcGCTTGAAAGAAACGA AGTTGACCTCGTGGTTCACTCCTTGAAGGACCTGCCGacttctcttcctcctggctTTACCATTGGTGCTGTCTGCAA aagggAAAACCCACTTGATGCTGTTGTCTTTCATCCCAAAAACTGTGATAAAACACTGAGCCTTCTTCCTGAGAAGAG TGTGATCGGAACCAGCTCACTTCGGAGAGCAGCCCAGCTCAAAAAGAAGTTCCCTCAGCTGGAATTCAGGGATATT AGAGGGAATTTAAATACCCGCATAAAGAAGCTGGATGAGAAGGAAGAGTTCAGTGCCATcatcctggctgctgctgggctgaagAGGATGGGCTGGGAGAATCGCATTGGCCAG CTCCTAAGCCCTGAGGATTGTCTATATGCTGTTGGACAG GGTGCCTTAGCAGTGGAAGTTCGTGCCAAAGACCAAGAGATCCTGAATATGGTGTCTGCCCTGCACGATGCAGACACCGTGTTGTGCTGCATTGCTGAGAGAGCCTTCATGAAAACTTTG gaGGGTGGCTGCAGTGTCCCTGTCGCCGTCAGCAGCGTGCTGAAAGATGGCCAG TTGTATTTGACAGGAGCGGTCTACAGCTTGGATGGGTCCGATAGCCTGAAGGAGACAATGCAGACCAGTGTTCACTACCCCCAACAG AATGAAGATGGACCCAATGATGATGTGCAGCACGTTGGCATCACAGCCAGGAATGTCCCCAGCCAGGCCCAGGATGCTGCAGAGAGCCTGGGTGTCGAGCTGGCCAGTTTACTGCTGAGCAAGGGAGCGAAGCACATCCTTAGCGTGGCCAGGCAGCTCAACGACGCCCACTGA